One genomic segment of Methanomassiliicoccales archaeon includes these proteins:
- a CDS encoding type II glyceraldehyde-3-phosphate dehydrogenase has translation MKVKVGINGYGTIGKRVAWAVNKQDDMEIMGVTKTRPSYESSTAIREGHPLYAARNEDVDNFEKAGVKVQGTLDDLLPKVDVIVDCTPGGVGEKNKILYDKVGVKSIFQGGEGHALTGVSFNALANYHEAWGASSARVVSCNTTGLVRTLFPLQQTFGIQKVFASLIRRGADPADKKGSALNAIEPSLKLPTHHGPDVKTVMHGLDIQTMAVMTPTTLMHLHCIVVDLKEKAGESEVLDLWDSSPRVRLVSGKDGVKNTGQIMELAKDLGRPRGDMMDIAVWKDGVKMVDSTLYYYQAVHQ, from the coding sequence ATGAAGGTCAAGGTCGGCATCAACGGTTACGGAACCATCGGCAAGAGAGTGGCTTGGGCGGTCAACAAGCAGGACGACATGGAGATCATGGGGGTAACAAAGACAAGACCGTCATACGAGTCATCCACCGCCATTCGCGAGGGTCACCCCCTCTACGCCGCCCGCAATGAGGATGTGGATAACTTCGAGAAGGCGGGTGTGAAGGTCCAGGGCACACTGGATGACCTTCTTCCAAAGGTGGACGTCATTGTGGACTGCACCCCAGGTGGTGTCGGCGAGAAAAATAAGATACTTTACGACAAGGTCGGGGTCAAGAGCATATTCCAGGGGGGAGAGGGGCACGCGCTGACCGGCGTCTCGTTCAACGCCCTGGCCAATTACCACGAGGCGTGGGGAGCGTCCTCGGCCAGGGTGGTCTCCTGCAACACCACCGGCCTGGTCCGCACCCTGTTCCCGCTTCAGCAGACCTTCGGCATTCAGAAGGTGTTCGCCTCCCTCATCCGGCGCGGTGCTGATCCTGCGGACAAGAAGGGGTCGGCGCTGAACGCCATCGAACCGTCGCTCAAATTGCCGACCCATCATGGACCGGACGTCAAGACCGTGATGCACGGATTGGACATACAGACCATGGCCGTGATGACACCGACCACGCTCATGCACTTGCACTGTATCGTGGTGGACCTTAAGGAGAAGGCTGGTGAAAGTGAGGTGCTGGACCTATGGGATTCCTCACCGCGGGTCAGGCTCGTATCCGGAAAGGATGGCGTCAAGAACACTGGGCAGATAATGGAGCTGGCCAAGGATCTGGGCCGACCACGCGGGGACATGATGGACATAGCCGTGTGGAAGGACGGGGTGAAGATGGTCGATTCCACCCTTTATTATTATCAGGCCGTCCACCAG